From a single Arachis hypogaea cultivar Tifrunner chromosome 3, arahy.Tifrunner.gnm2.J5K5, whole genome shotgun sequence genomic region:
- the LOC112789125 gene encoding protein SMALL AUXIN UP-REGULATED RNA 12 translates to MSPSNGNSSKIRRIVRIRQMLMRWRKKAAGRAAADVPAGHVAVCVGPSMRRFIVRATQLNHPIFQKLLLQAEEEYGFCNHGPLAIPCDEELFEELLRVMTRPESVFSTSLEEFQRRCHVDFRSQGDGSGKKGGGRGESWPLLHDELIY, encoded by the coding sequence ATGTCGCCGTCGAACGGAAACAGCAGCAAGATCCGGCGTATAGTACGGATCCGGCAGATGCTAATGCGGTGGAGGAAGAAGGCGGCGGGGAGAGCGGCGGCGGACGTGCCGGCGGGACACGTGGCGGTGTGTGTTGGACCTAGCATGAGGAGGTTCATCGTGCGCGCGACGCAGTTGAATCACCCGATCTTCCAGAAGCTTCTGCTTCAAGCGGAAGAAGAATACGGTTTCTGTAACCATGGACCTCTCGCTATTCCTTGCGACGAAGAGCTATTCGAGGAGCTTCTTCGTGTCATGACCCGACCCGAATCCGTTTTCTCTACTTCTCTCGAAGAGTTTCAGAGAAGGTGCCACGTGGACTTCCGAAGTCAGGGTGATGGTAGCGGTAAAAAAGGTGGTGGTCGTGGAGAATCGTGGCCGTTGCTTCATGACGAGTTGATTTACTGA